The genomic DNA GCACCTGGCTGGCGGTCGCCGACCGCTGGAATAACCGGGTACAGGTGTTCGACTTCGATGGTGCGTTCATCGCGACCACTGGCGGTCGCCTGCGCTCGACGACGGCGTCGCACGGTGCGCTCGGCGCGACCGGCGGCTGGCCGTTCTTCCGAATCGGCGTCGATCCCACCACCTGGTTTCCGGTTCGCCTCCATTGGAGCCCGCCCCACCTCGAAATCACTTCGGCAAATGGTCGGATTCTGAACGTCGATCTCGCGCTGGCGATGTTGCCCGATTTCGAGCGCTGGCGGCAGACCGCGTCGATGGCCGAACTGGCGGAGGCCCGCCGCGAACTCACGTCAGGCGCCGGCGCGCTGCGGTCCGCGCCCGAGGTTCTCGCGGCGATCGACACTCGGCTTGGAGCGGCCCAGCTGGCTGACGGTCGTGCGAGCGACGCGGCGCGCAGTTGGGCGATGGCCTGGCCGACGGGGCTGTCCCCTCGCGCGGTGGATCGGCAGCTCGAACAACGGGTGGTGGCGGCCGAGGCCTATCTGTCGGGTCCGTCCGCCCGCGTGCGCAGACGGTTGCTGCTGAAGGGACTGCGATCGCGGCTGGCCATCGAGCGGCGACGGCGGGCGCGTGAAACTGTGACGCTCCACCTCCAGAGTGAGCGCAGCGCGTCGCGAGCGCGGCACGACGCCGTAATCGGTACGGCGGTGGACCCCGCGGCACTTTCGAGCCTCTGGGCGCCGACCGCGCGGCTCTCGGCGCTGAAGACGCGGGTGGGTGTGCTCGAACGACGACAGGATCCGTCTGCCACGATCTGCTGGACCGCCCCCCCGGTCGAGGGAGATCTGCGGCACGCCACGGTCGCGCACGGACAACTGGCGGTCGTGGCGGCCAGGCAGCCGGCGGTGTGGGTGTTCGACGCCGACTGCGCGCCGCTCGGTCGGTTCGCGCTGCCGGCCGGAACACATCCCCGAGGGATCGCGGCCGGCCCGGCCGGCGGCTGGTACGTTTCGGATGTTCAGCACGATTGCCTGCTCCACCTGGACGCGGCCGGCAAGATCGTCGACCGGTGGGGCCATCACGGCGAGCGTCCAGATGCGTTCAACGGGCCGCTCGGTCTGGCCGCGGACGCCGAAGGTCTGTTCGTCGCAGACCGCGACAACGATCGGGTCGAGCAGTATGACGATCGCGGGTGCGCGCTCGGCGCCTATCCGCGCCTGAGCGCTCCGACCGCGGTCGCCATCGATTCCGAGAGTCTATGGGTGGCGGAATGGCGCAGGCACGCCGTGCGTCGCCTGGCCCGTGCCACCGGCGAAATTCTCGGCGTGTTGCAGCATCCGGACCTGGTTGCCCCCGTGGCGGTGGCGTTGACGGACGAACTGGTGCTCGTGGCGGACTACTGCGGCGGGGTGCACGCGTTCACGACCGCGGGCACGTGGCGTGGATGCGTGACGATGGTCGATGGGCGCTCTTTCGGCCGCCTTCACGGATTGGTCGTCATCAAAGGGTACGGCGTCGCGGTCGATCACGATCACGGCTGCCTGCTTCGATTCCGACTCCCACAGGGAGATCAGTCATGGCAGTCCGAGTCACGGTAGAGACGCATCCGTTCATCGAATTCTCCCGGCCGACCATCGGCCCCGAGGAGATCGAAGCGGTCGCCGACGCGATGCGGTCGGGATGGTTGTCGTGCGGGCCGCGCACGAAGGAGTTCGAGACGGCGTTCGCCGCTTTCGTCGGGGCACGATATGGCGTCGCGGTCAACTCCTGCACCGCGGCGCTGCACCTCTCGCTGTTGGCCGAAGGCGTCGGACCGGGCGACGAGGTGATCACGACGCCGCTCACCTTCTGCGCGACAGCCAACGCCGTGCTGCACACCGGGGCGACGCCGGTCTTCGCCGACATCGACCTGCTGACGATGAACATCGATCCCGCGGCGGTCGAAGCGGCGATCACGCCAAAAACCAGGGTGCTGCTCCCAGTGCACTTCGGCGGACGTCCGGCGGATGTGCTCACCCTCCGCGCGCTGGCGCGCAGGCGGGACCTGGCGTTGATCGAGGACGCGGCGCACTGCGTGGACGGGATGATTGGCGGTGAGCGCATTGGGGCGATCGGCGACTTCACCTGTTTCAGCTTCTATGCGACGAAGAATCTCACGACCGGTGAAGGCGGCATGATCACGACCGATTCGCGTGAGCAGGCCGAGTGGCTGCGCATCGCGGCGCTGCAGGGAATGAGCCGGGACGCCTGGGCGCGCTATTCGCGAGCCGGCGGCCGTCTGTACGACGTGGTCATGGCCGGCTTCAAGTACAACATGACCGATCTGCAGGCGGCAGTCGGGCTGCAGCAGCTCCGCCGCCTGGCCGACATGCAGGCCCGGAGGGAAGCGATCTGGGCCCGCTATGACGAGGCATTTGCCGATCTGCCGGTGACGCGCCCCGCCGAGCCCGCGCCGGGAACCCGCCACGCCAGGCACCTCTACACGCTGCTCGTCGATCCCGACGTCGCGGGCTGCTCCCGCGACGGCCTGCGCGAGGCGTTGCGCGAGAGGGGCATCGGCACGAGCGTGCATTTCACGGCGCTTCATCTGTTTGCGTACTATGCGGATCGCCTCGGCCTCAAGCGCGGGATGTTCCCGAACGCCGAGTTCGTGTGCGATCGGACGATGTCGTTGCCGTTCTCCTCGGCCATGACGGACGAGGAGGTCGAGCGGGTCATCGAGAGCGTGAGGGCCCTGCTCGCATGCCCGCGCGGCGCCTCATGATGAGAGACGACGACCATGCGGCCCGGAGACCCGGCGCGCGCCAACGCCGTGCAGGGCCGTGTTCGCGCCAGCGGGGCGATCCGCGCATCGGCTCCGTGCTGTTCCGCGTGGCCGCCGGGCCCCGGACGGGATTTGGCCACCTGCAACGTGCCCTGTCGCTGTCTCGCGCCCTGCACGTTCCGCCCGTCATGTCGATTCGCGGATCGTCCGCCACGCTCCGCGCCGCACGGCGGCTTGGTGTACGGGTGGTCGACGGATCCAGCGCCCGGAATATCCTCCTTCGACAGCGCCCCCGAATCCTGATCATCGACGACCGTGAGGCTCGCGCCACCGCACCATGGCGACGCGCCGCGCGCGGGCTGGGCGTCCCGATCGTCAGCATCCACGACCTCGGGATCGGGTTCGGCGATGCGGACCTGATCGTGGATGGGAGCCTCACGGCGCAGGCGCCGGCGGGCGTGGTCGCCCGGGTGTTGATCGGTACTTCGTACGCGATTCTTGGTCGGACGGCGCGGGCAGGGCCGCGTCGGCCGGCGGCGGGGGAGTCGGTGGTGATCGCGCTCGGTGGAGGGCGCCGCCGGGGGTTGGCCGTGCGACTGGCACGAGCCCTGCGCGTTCGGCGGCCGGCGGCCGAGGTCCTCGTTGCCGGCGGATTCAGCGCAACCGGACGCCAGCGGGGGCCTGCCGGGATTCGTTGGATTCGGCCCGATGGCCTTTCCGACGCGTTGCGGCAGGCTTCGGTGGCCATTGTCGGCGGGGGCGTGACGCTCTACGAATCGTGCGCGCTCGGTGTGCCGACAGTGGGGATCGCCGTCGTGGCGTCGCAGGTGCCGACCGTGACAGCATTTGCGGCGCGCGGAGCGATCATCGGCGGAGGGCTCGCGTCGGGCCGCGGCGACTCCCCGGCGATTGTCGTCACGCGCGTCGTTGGCGAGGTGGTCAACCTGCTGCAGGACGGCGCGACGCGTCGGCGCCTGGCGAGCGCCGCGGCATCGCTGGTTGACCGGCGCGGCGCCGAGCGCGTGGCGACTGCCATCCGAAGGCTGTGGCCATGACGCGGCGCGCGATCATCTTCGACCTCGACGAGACGCTCTACCGCGAGCGACGGTTCGTGCTGAGCGGCTATCACGCGGTCGCCAGCGCCGCGGCGCTGGAGTCGGGCGTTCCGGAGCGTGAGATCCTCACGGTTTTGGTTGGCGCGCTGCGACGAGGTCGCCGTGCGCGGGCGTTTCAGGACGTGTGCGAGTGCTTCGGGCTTCCGGCGGGGAATACCTCCCGCTGGCTGGCGATCTACCGCGCTCACGAGCCGCGGTTGCGGCTTCCGCGACCATCCCGGGAGACCCTTCTCTCGTTGCGGCCGTCCTGGCGAACCGGGATCCTCACGAACGGGCTACCATCCGTCCAGGCGGCGAAGGTGCGCGCGCTCCGGCTCCGGGATCTCGTGGATGCTGTCGTCTATGCCGACGAGTTCGACGGCGGCAAGCCGAGCGCAGCGCCGTTTCTCGAGATGCTCGCGCGTCTCGGCAGCGAGCCCGCGCGAGCGGTCTTTGCTGGAGACGACCCGGTGCGCGATATCGGAGGCGCGATGCAGGTCGGAATGCGGACGGTGCTCGTTCGCAGGTCGGCAATGAGCGGCATGGCTGCGGGACCCGAGCCGGATGCGGTCGTGCGATCGGTGTCGGAGATCCCCTCAATCGCCGCGCGGTGGATCGGCGAGGAGTTGGCGTATGTGCATTGAGATCGGAGCCCGCCACGTTGGACCGGCCGAGCCGCTGTTCGTCATCGCAGAACTGGGGATCAACCACCGCGGCTCCCTCCAGACAGCGCTCGACCTGCTCGATGCGGCTGCCGACGCGGGGGCCTCGGCCGTCAAGCTTCAAACGATCGAGGCCGATCGGCTCGTGGCTGAGAGCTGTCCGGCGCCCGCGCACGTCGCGGCCCGATCGCTCCGCGAATTCTTCCGCCAGTTCGAGTTGGACGAAGCGGCGCACCGGGCGATCGCCGAGCGGGCCCGGGTGCGGGGCGTCGCGATGATGTCCACGCCGTTCAGCGAAGAGGCGGTGGATCTGCTCGATCGCATCGGCTGCGACGCGCTGAAAATCGCGAGCGGCGACCTGACACACACGAGGCTCATCGAGCGGGCCGCCCGCACCGGTCGTCCGTTGATCCTGTCGACCGGCATGAGTGACTTGCACGACGTGGCGGCGGCGGTGGGCTGCGCGCGCAGCGCGGGAGCGCGTCAGATTGGCCTGCTGCACTGCGTGTCTGCGTACCCGGTGCCGGCGGGGAGCGAGAACC from Vicinamibacterales bacterium includes the following:
- a CDS encoding NHL repeat-containing protein — encoded protein: MASITRPADDMTGGTVPSRAASQVIHDVGGAGPIYSAATGPDGRRYFSDEFHHRVVIEESTGYHWSFGQMGGGAGEFRHPRGLALLASETIEACRLFVCDAWNHRIQVFDGQGVFLFAFGSAGNGEGQFDVPSDITLIRPEFPGEDLGTDPHDGTWLAVADRWNNRVQVFDFDGAFIATTGGRLRSTTASHGALGATGGWPFFRIGVDPTTWFPVRLHWSPPHLEITSANGRILNVDLALAMLPDFERWRQTASMAELAEARRELTSGAGALRSAPEVLAAIDTRLGAAQLADGRASDAARSWAMAWPTGLSPRAVDRQLEQRVVAAEAYLSGPSARVRRRLLLKGLRSRLAIERRRRARETVTLHLQSERSASRARHDAVIGTAVDPAALSSLWAPTARLSALKTRVGVLERRQDPSATICWTAPPVEGDLRHATVAHGQLAVVAARQPAVWVFDADCAPLGRFALPAGTHPRGIAAGPAGGWYVSDVQHDCLLHLDAAGKIVDRWGHHGERPDAFNGPLGLAADAEGLFVADRDNDRVEQYDDRGCALGAYPRLSAPTAVAIDSESLWVAEWRRHAVRRLARATGEILGVLQHPDLVAPVAVALTDELVLVADYCGGVHAFTTAGTWRGCVTMVDGRSFGRLHGLVVIKGYGVAVDHDHGCLLRFRLPQGDQSWQSESR
- a CDS encoding DegT/DnrJ/EryC1/StrS family aminotransferase, yielding MAVRVTVETHPFIEFSRPTIGPEEIEAVADAMRSGWLSCGPRTKEFETAFAAFVGARYGVAVNSCTAALHLSLLAEGVGPGDEVITTPLTFCATANAVLHTGATPVFADIDLLTMNIDPAAVEAAITPKTRVLLPVHFGGRPADVLTLRALARRRDLALIEDAAHCVDGMIGGERIGAIGDFTCFSFYATKNLTTGEGGMITTDSREQAEWLRIAALQGMSRDAWARYSRAGGRLYDVVMAGFKYNMTDLQAAVGLQQLRRLADMQARREAIWARYDEAFADLPVTRPAEPAPGTRHARHLYTLLVDPDVAGCSRDGLREALRERGIGTSVHFTALHLFAYYADRLGLKRGMFPNAEFVCDRTMSLPFSSAMTDEEVERVIESVRALLACPRGAS
- a CDS encoding HAD family hydrolase, translated to MTRRAIIFDLDETLYRERRFVLSGYHAVASAAALESGVPEREILTVLVGALRRGRRARAFQDVCECFGLPAGNTSRWLAIYRAHEPRLRLPRPSRETLLSLRPSWRTGILTNGLPSVQAAKVRALRLRDLVDAVVYADEFDGGKPSAAPFLEMLARLGSEPARAVFAGDDPVRDIGGAMQVGMRTVLVRRSAMSGMAAGPEPDAVVRSVSEIPSIAARWIGEELAYVH
- a CDS encoding N-acetylneuraminate synthase family protein → MCIEIGARHVGPAEPLFVIAELGINHRGSLQTALDLLDAAADAGASAVKLQTIEADRLVAESCPAPAHVAARSLREFFRQFELDEAAHRAIAERARVRGVAMMSTPFSEEAVDLLDRIGCDALKIASGDLTHTRLIERAARTGRPLILSTGMSDLHDVAAAVGCARSAGARQIGLLHCVSAYPVPAGSENLRAIAELARVFAVPVGLSDHTTEPLAAALAVALGASIYERHFVLDEANCGADAAVSSTPTELCRIIVEAERARRALGHGRKICLPAEAVNVEASRRSLYALRDLEVGDVVGPEDFTALRPASGLAADRWRELVGVRLVRRVGSGGPFLDTDIEAQREKGHVVHVA